A single Alteribacter lacisalsi DNA region contains:
- the galU gene encoding UTP--glucose-1-phosphate uridylyltransferase GalU, which yields MQKVRKAIIPAAGLGTRFLPATKAMPKEMLPIVDKPTIQYIVEEAVKSGIEDIIIVTGKGKRAIEDHFDHAFELEQNLFEKGKTELLEKVQYSSKMVDIHYIRQKEPKGLGHAVWCARKFIGDEPFAVLLGDDIVEAEKPCLRQLMDQYEETLASVIGVQTVPEEQTHRYGIVDPINQIGRRHSVSKFVEKPAKGTAPSNLAIMGRYILTPEIFMYLDKQEKGAGGEVQLTDAIQKLNEIQRVFAYDFEGTRYDVGEKFGFVKTTIEFALQNEEIKGDLLKYLETAMEAHKQKV from the coding sequence TTGCAGAAGGTAAGAAAGGCAATTATTCCGGCAGCAGGGTTAGGTACACGTTTTTTGCCGGCAACTAAAGCGATGCCGAAGGAAATGCTGCCGATCGTGGACAAGCCGACGATCCAGTACATCGTCGAGGAAGCTGTCAAATCCGGCATTGAAGATATCATTATCGTAACAGGTAAAGGCAAGCGGGCAATCGAGGATCACTTCGATCATGCGTTTGAACTTGAGCAGAATTTGTTTGAAAAAGGGAAGACAGAACTCCTTGAAAAAGTTCAGTATTCTTCAAAAATGGTAGACATCCATTACATACGCCAGAAAGAGCCTAAAGGATTAGGGCACGCAGTATGGTGTGCACGTAAGTTTATCGGGGATGAGCCGTTTGCAGTACTACTGGGTGATGATATTGTTGAAGCAGAAAAACCATGCCTCCGTCAGCTGATGGATCAGTACGAAGAGACACTTGCTTCAGTTATTGGTGTCCAGACTGTGCCTGAAGAACAGACACACCGATATGGAATTGTTGATCCAATTAATCAGATCGGCCGCCGCCACAGCGTAAGCAAGTTCGTGGAAAAGCCGGCAAAAGGAACAGCCCCATCCAACCTTGCAATTATGGGCAGATATATCCTTACACCTGAAATCTTCATGTACTTGGATAAGCAGGAAAAGGGTGCCGGTGGTGAAGTGCAACTGACGGATGCGATTCAGAAGCTGAATGAGATCCAGCGGGTGTTTGCTTATGATTTTGAAGGCACAAGGTATGATGTTGGAGAGAAATTCGGCTTTGTAAAAACAACGATCGAGTTTGCTCTTCAAAATGAAGAGATAAAAGGTGATCTACTGAAGTATTTGGAAACAGCAATGGAAGCGCACAAACAAAAAGTATAA
- a CDS encoding glycosyltransferase family 4 protein: MKKHILVISQYFYPEQFRINDMCEEWVERGYKVTVVTGIPNYPHGKFFKGYNFFKRRKENYKGMEIIRLPIIPRGNNSLFLAMNYLSFVISGYLWKLFTRVKADHVFIFEVSPMTQALPGVWYAKKRNIPCYLYVQDLWPENVEIVTGITNRKIIGPIEKMVNYIYRNCDRIFATSKSFVRSIQQRGVPDHKIEFWPQYAEDFYEKLESTSISEIPDDNAFNVIFAGNIGNAQGLDILPKTAEILKQKKRNIRFNVVGDGRYKNELISEVEKRNVREMFNFIPRQPATRIPEFMAASDAAFLCLTNNRLFEMTIPAKLQSYMACGAPIIASADGEVKRIINESESGFCSEAGNAESLAENLLRIAELNDADLNQLGHNAKRYYDSNFNKEKLLDHMDQKFNEELKLGGEKIV; this comes from the coding sequence GTGAAAAAGCATATACTTGTGATTTCTCAATACTTTTACCCAGAGCAATTTCGCATTAATGATATGTGTGAAGAATGGGTGGAACGAGGATACAAGGTCACTGTGGTTACTGGTATTCCAAATTATCCTCATGGAAAGTTTTTTAAAGGGTACAATTTCTTCAAGCGTCGGAAAGAGAATTACAAAGGGATGGAAATCATTAGACTTCCAATAATCCCAAGAGGGAATAACTCACTGTTTCTGGCAATGAATTACCTGTCTTTTGTGATCTCCGGCTATTTGTGGAAGCTGTTTACCAGAGTTAAGGCCGATCATGTGTTTATTTTTGAGGTATCACCAATGACTCAGGCGCTTCCGGGGGTCTGGTATGCAAAGAAACGGAACATCCCTTGTTATTTATATGTCCAGGACTTGTGGCCTGAAAACGTTGAAATCGTAACAGGTATCACTAACAGGAAGATCATTGGCCCCATTGAAAAGATGGTAAATTATATATACCGTAACTGCGACAGAATCTTTGCTACTTCTAAGAGCTTTGTGAGATCAATCCAGCAGCGCGGAGTGCCTGATCATAAAATTGAATTTTGGCCTCAATATGCTGAAGACTTTTATGAAAAACTGGAAAGCACATCAATAAGCGAAATTCCCGATGATAATGCGTTTAATGTTATCTTTGCGGGCAACATTGGAAACGCTCAGGGATTGGATATTTTGCCGAAAACGGCTGAGATTCTTAAACAAAAAAAGAGAAACATTCGGTTCAATGTCGTTGGAGACGGCAGGTACAAAAACGAGCTGATAAGCGAAGTTGAGAAGAGAAACGTAAGAGAAATGTTTAATTTTATACCGCGGCAGCCGGCAACCAGAATACCGGAATTTATGGCAGCAAGTGATGCTGCTTTTTTGTGTTTAACGAATAACCGGTTGTTTGAGATGACAATTCCTGCAAAGCTGCAATCCTACATGGCTTGCGGTGCCCCGATCATCGCTTCAGCAGATGGTGAAGTAAAGCGGATAATAAATGAGTCAGAAAGTGGATTCTGTAGTGAAGCGGGAAATGCAGAAAGTCTGGCTGAAAATTTGCTCAGGATAGCTGAACTAAATGATGCAGATCTTAATCAGCTTGGCCATAATGCCAAGCGATACTACGATTCTAACTTTAATAAGGAAAAGCTTTTAGATCATATGGATCAAAAATTTAATGAAGAACTGAAACTTGGGGGAGAAAAAATTGTTTGA
- a CDS encoding O-antigen ligase family protein, with amino-acid sequence MGEKRLNIVSNKELIFAVLLGAYATNFLNIGNIIPALFIPVVVIYIIKNEFTREFWLTFYVIVCFGFLYAYLLLTHSIGSTSANIGKAIFPACLFLLGHKLVMKDLNYKKTILFTITLIVSTTLFSFFSLVKTTYLYGDINSYILENGRYVVSIWGNTQYASTLINALLSFSLASIPLVFIKSVDKVKVKAMKFILLICFILSVYVSLTLLNRTSAMVVVVSTIFVYAFVFKFTIGKILMILGIWCSLVLAVFMSNIGINNITFGENNAFWQRMVSSQMSEDPRFLAWREALFGMFENPLGGKQTDMSLNFAHNLWLDVGYEGGVLPFILLLFLTTIAVISLYKFSTNNHPKIVRGLMISIFSAFFVCFVFEPILQGMTVYFTFFCFFVGIIQRLNYDKKSVSNRISYYGCTSF; translated from the coding sequence TTGGGAGAGAAACGATTAAACATTGTATCCAATAAGGAATTGATTTTTGCCGTTCTACTTGGTGCGTATGCGACAAATTTTCTTAACATCGGAAATATAATACCTGCATTGTTCATACCGGTAGTAGTAATTTATATTATAAAAAATGAATTCACGAGAGAGTTTTGGCTGACTTTTTATGTAATAGTGTGTTTTGGGTTTTTATATGCGTACTTATTATTAACCCATAGCATCGGTTCAACGAGCGCAAATATAGGGAAAGCTATTTTCCCTGCCTGTCTCTTTTTATTGGGACATAAATTAGTCATGAAGGATCTTAATTATAAAAAAACAATTTTATTTACAATAACTTTGATTGTATCTACTACATTGTTTAGTTTTTTTTCTTTGGTAAAAACCACATACTTATATGGAGATATAAATTCATATATTCTGGAAAACGGACGTTATGTGGTTAGTATTTGGGGAAATACTCAATATGCTTCCACATTAATTAATGCGTTACTTTCATTTAGTTTGGCTTCAATTCCTTTAGTGTTTATAAAGTCAGTTGATAAAGTTAAAGTGAAGGCAATGAAATTTATCTTGCTGATCTGTTTTATTTTGTCGGTATATGTATCTTTAACTCTATTAAATAGAACAAGTGCTATGGTTGTAGTTGTATCTACGATTTTTGTTTATGCTTTTGTTTTTAAATTTACAATAGGAAAAATATTAATGATCCTCGGAATTTGGTGTAGTTTGGTATTAGCTGTTTTTATGAGCAATATTGGTATAAATAACATTACTTTTGGGGAAAATAATGCTTTTTGGCAGAGAATGGTATCCTCTCAGATGAGTGAAGATCCTCGGTTTCTTGCATGGCGTGAAGCATTATTTGGGATGTTTGAGAACCCATTAGGAGGAAAACAGACTGACATGAGCCTGAACTTCGCGCACAATTTATGGCTGGATGTGGGGTACGAGGGCGGCGTGTTACCTTTTATATTGCTCTTATTCTTAACAACGATCGCAGTAATAAGTTTGTACAAGTTCAGTACTAATAATCACCCTAAGATTGTGAGAGGATTAATGATTTCCATTTTTTCTGCCTTTTTTGTCTGTTTTGTATTTGAACCAATTTTACAAGGAATGACTGTTTATTTCACATTCTTTTGTTTTTTTGTGGGAATCATTCAACGCTTAAATTATGACAAAAAATCAGTTTCTAACAGGATTTCATACTATGGGTGTACTAGTTTTTGA
- a CDS encoding nucleoside-diphosphate sugar epimerase/dehydratase: MFEGKTLLITGGTGSFGNAVMNRFLETDIKEIRIFSRDEKKQDDMRKQYKNNKLKFYLGNVRDKESVKNAMHGVDYIFHAAALKQVPSCEFFPLEAVKTNVIGTENVLNAAIECGIEKVICLSTDKAAYPINAMGISKAMMEKVFVAKAQTVDQEKTLICGTRYGNVMASRGSVIPLFIEQIKSGDPLTVTDPNMTRFLMSLEEAVELVVFAFENAEAGDIMVQKAPASTIIDLAQAVKELFEADNEIKVIGTRHGEKLYETLLTREEHVVAEDLGGFYKVPADKRDLNYDKYFVEGDEQLSTEEEYNSHNTHRLNVELVKKRLLELEYVQEELKGWKA; encoded by the coding sequence TTGTTTGAAGGAAAAACACTTTTAATAACTGGGGGAACTGGCTCATTCGGAAACGCCGTTATGAACCGCTTTCTTGAAACTGATATAAAAGAAATACGCATTTTTTCACGTGATGAAAAAAAGCAGGATGATATGAGAAAGCAATATAAAAACAATAAACTTAAGTTTTATCTTGGAAATGTAAGGGATAAGGAAAGTGTCAAAAACGCTATGCACGGAGTGGATTATATTTTTCACGCAGCTGCTTTAAAACAGGTTCCTTCGTGTGAGTTTTTTCCGCTTGAAGCTGTTAAAACAAATGTAATTGGAACAGAAAACGTACTAAATGCAGCAATAGAGTGCGGCATAGAAAAGGTCATTTGCCTTTCAACTGACAAAGCAGCCTATCCGATTAACGCGATGGGGATTTCAAAAGCAATGATGGAAAAGGTGTTTGTTGCTAAAGCCCAGACTGTTGATCAGGAAAAAACACTCATCTGCGGAACAAGATACGGAAATGTGATGGCGTCCAGAGGTTCTGTCATTCCTCTCTTTATCGAGCAAATAAAAAGTGGGGATCCACTGACAGTGACAGACCCTAATATGACGAGATTCCTCATGAGCCTTGAAGAAGCTGTGGAACTTGTGGTATTTGCATTTGAAAATGCAGAAGCCGGGGATATTATGGTGCAGAAAGCGCCTGCATCTACAATCATTGACCTTGCCCAGGCAGTTAAGGAACTGTTTGAAGCGGACAATGAAATAAAAGTAATTGGTACACGCCACGGAGAAAAGCTTTATGAAACACTCCTCACCAGAGAAGAGCATGTTGTTGCAGAAGACCTTGGCGGGTTCTATAAAGTACCTGCAGATAAGCGGGATCTGAATTATGATAAATATTTCGTGGAAGGGGACGAACAGCTCTCCACGGAAGAGGAATATAACTCTCACAATACCCACCGGTTAAATGTTGAGCTTGTCAAAAAGAGATTGCTTGAACTGGAATACGTACAGGAAGAGCTGAAAGGGTGGAAGGCATGA
- a CDS encoding capsular polysaccharide biosynthesis protein CapF encodes MNILITGAKGFIAKNLIAELKNREYTSILEYSRETDAELLDEYCKKADFVFHLAGVNRPQNESDFMEGNYGFTSKLLHGLKKHNNTCPVMISSSIQAERDNPYGKSKKAGEELLFDYSKDTGAEVLIYRLQNVFGKWCRPNYNSAVATFCHNVARDLPITVNDPDVTMQLVYIDDVINELIEALQGNANKIGVHYEIPTVHTVYLGKIVKLIESFKKSREERSIPHMADAFTKKLYSTYLSYLPEDQFSYDLKMNVDHRGSFTEFIKTPDRGQVSVNVSKPGITKGNHWHHTKNEKFLVVSGSGVIRFRKIDSDEVIEYFVSGEKLEVVDIPTGYTHNIENLGDDDMVTVMWANEYFDPETPDTYYLEV; translated from the coding sequence ATGAACATCCTGATAACGGGAGCAAAAGGATTTATCGCAAAAAATCTGATTGCTGAACTGAAAAACAGAGAATATACTTCCATCCTGGAATACAGCAGGGAAACAGACGCGGAGCTACTGGATGAGTACTGTAAGAAGGCTGATTTTGTCTTCCACCTTGCCGGTGTAAACCGCCCACAGAATGAATCAGATTTTATGGAAGGAAACTATGGTTTCACTTCTAAGCTTCTTCACGGATTGAAAAAGCATAATAATACCTGTCCTGTTATGATCTCCTCCTCCATTCAGGCTGAACGTGATAACCCTTATGGAAAGAGTAAAAAAGCAGGAGAGGAACTTCTATTCGATTACAGTAAGGACACTGGTGCTGAAGTACTGATTTACCGCCTGCAAAACGTATTTGGCAAATGGTGCAGACCGAATTATAACAGCGCAGTAGCAACGTTTTGTCACAACGTTGCGAGAGATCTCCCAATCACAGTGAATGACCCTGATGTAACTATGCAACTGGTTTATATTGATGACGTAATCAATGAACTTATTGAAGCTTTACAAGGGAATGCAAACAAGATTGGTGTTCATTATGAAATACCAACTGTTCATACTGTTTATCTGGGGAAAATTGTAAAGTTAATAGAATCCTTTAAGAAGAGCAGAGAAGAACGTTCGATTCCGCATATGGCCGATGCATTTACAAAGAAGCTGTATAGTACATATCTCAGTTATCTCCCTGAAGATCAGTTCAGCTATGATCTTAAGATGAACGTGGATCATAGAGGATCTTTTACCGAGTTTATTAAAACACCGGATCGAGGCCAGGTTTCCGTAAATGTTTCAAAGCCTGGGATTACGAAGGGGAATCACTGGCACCATACGAAGAATGAGAAGTTTCTTGTGGTAAGTGGGAGTGGCGTTATTCGATTCAGAAAAATTGATTCGGACGAAGTTATTGAATACTTTGTGAGCGGAGAAAAGCTGGAAGTTGTCGATATTCCTACTGGCTACACACATAATATCGAAAATCTTGGCGATGACGATATGGTGACCGTGATGTGGGCAAATGAGTATTTTGATCCGGAAACACCGGATACCTATTATTTGGAGGTTTAA
- a CDS encoding glycosyltransferase — translation MKLLVAADSLFLRTPDGNYWCKTIYGYKFWTRYTSVFNKVIIVSRCKDAKYADVEGYLQVDGPNVGVAELPYMRGMKQYITNYFSFRDGAKEAIKGADCALIRLPSVAAFMVLDYFKKTGKPYALEVVADPAYAYSENKLAKLIYTRKLKKAVKSANGVSYVTKSYLQNEYPHTIKTKDKERFTSHYSTIDLPKEYLGLPKDFTKNDKFKIVHTANSINNDNKGHTTVIKAAKKLRELNYNIEVTFIGDGSKRPYYEKMCRDMGMEKYISFTGLLSDPLEVRRFLLESDIFIFPTKAEGLPRAIIEAMATGLPCLSSPVNGIPELLKKDYLVDYQNVDAYVDKIKTLIENPESLNKMSEENLLNSLSYTSDTLQKRRNRFYTNLRNLAKNQ, via the coding sequence ATGAAGCTTTTAGTTGCAGCAGATTCGTTATTCTTAAGAACACCAGATGGAAATTATTGGTGCAAAACTATTTATGGCTATAAGTTTTGGACTCGTTACACAAGTGTCTTTAATAAAGTGATTATTGTATCCAGGTGCAAGGATGCTAAGTATGCTGATGTGGAAGGCTATCTTCAAGTAGACGGACCAAATGTAGGTGTTGCTGAATTACCATACATGAGAGGTATGAAACAATATATTACCAACTACTTTTCTTTTCGAGATGGAGCAAAGGAAGCAATAAAAGGTGCTGACTGTGCTCTAATTAGGTTACCTTCAGTCGCTGCATTCATGGTTTTGGATTATTTTAAAAAGACAGGTAAACCTTATGCATTAGAAGTCGTTGCGGATCCTGCATATGCATATTCAGAAAACAAGTTAGCTAAGTTAATTTATACAAGAAAACTAAAAAAAGCAGTCAAGTCGGCTAATGGTGTTTCTTACGTGACTAAATCTTATTTGCAAAACGAGTACCCTCATACTATCAAGACTAAGGATAAAGAAAGATTTACAAGTCATTATTCTACTATTGATCTGCCAAAAGAGTATCTTGGACTCCCTAAAGACTTTACAAAAAATGATAAATTTAAAATTGTTCATACTGCGAATAGTATTAATAATGATAATAAAGGACACACCACTGTTATTAAAGCTGCAAAAAAGCTAAGAGAACTTAATTATAATATAGAGGTTACATTTATAGGAGATGGAAGTAAGAGACCATACTACGAGAAAATGTGTAGAGATATGGGAATGGAAAAATATATAAGTTTTACTGGTCTATTATCTGATCCTCTAGAAGTAAGACGTTTTTTGTTAGAAAGTGACATTTTTATATTTCCTACGAAAGCTGAGGGGTTACCTAGGGCTATAATTGAAGCTATGGCAACCGGATTACCATGTTTATCCTCACCTGTAAATGGAATTCCTGAACTCTTGAAAAAGGATTATCTAGTTGATTATCAAAATGTAGATGCATATGTAGACAAAATAAAAACATTAATAGAGAATCCCGAGTCCCTAAATAAGATGAGTGAAGAAAATTTATTAAACTCTTTAAGCTATACTTCAGATACGCTTCAAAAAAGAAGGAATAGATTTTATACAAACTTAAGGAACTTAGCAAAAAACCAATAA
- a CDS encoding NAD-dependent epimerase/dehydratase family protein, whose product MKKVLVTGEKSYIANKFKQWTLNSEEIQLTKMSVRGDSWKKQDFSQYDAVLHLAGIAHVSSDPKMKDRYYQVNRDLTVNIAAKAKNEGVKQFIFMSSIIVYGQGKSFSEVITNETEPSPSDFYGDSKLQAEKGLTRLEDKAFKVAIVRPPMIYGAGSKGNYPRLSKAARKLPVFPNIQNQRSMLYVDNLCEFIKLIILNEDKGLFFPQNREFVKTSQLVNLIAASHGKKIKLTKVFNPILLPLRGKVGIFAKVFGDFVYDQKMSTYKDDYQIRTLKESVELTEKK is encoded by the coding sequence ATGAAAAAGGTGCTTGTAACAGGCGAAAAAAGCTACATCGCCAATAAATTTAAGCAATGGACATTGAACAGTGAAGAAATCCAGTTAACCAAAATGAGTGTTAGAGGAGATTCGTGGAAGAAACAGGACTTCTCACAGTATGATGCGGTCCTTCACCTTGCTGGGATTGCTCATGTATCCTCAGACCCTAAAATGAAGGATAGGTATTATCAAGTAAACAGGGATCTAACTGTTAACATTGCTGCGAAGGCAAAAAATGAAGGTGTTAAGCAGTTCATTTTTATGAGCAGTATTATTGTTTACGGACAGGGTAAAAGTTTTAGCGAGGTAATTACCAATGAAACAGAACCTTCACCCTCGGATTTTTATGGTGACAGTAAACTTCAGGCTGAAAAAGGTCTTACGCGACTTGAAGATAAAGCATTTAAGGTTGCGATTGTCAGACCGCCGATGATTTATGGGGCAGGCTCAAAAGGGAATTACCCTCGACTTTCCAAGGCAGCACGTAAGTTACCTGTTTTCCCCAATATTCAAAATCAGAGAAGCATGCTCTATGTGGACAATTTATGTGAATTCATAAAGTTAATTATCTTGAATGAAGATAAGGGGCTTTTCTTTCCTCAAAACAGAGAGTTTGTAAAAACCAGTCAACTGGTAAATCTGATTGCTGCCTCACACGGTAAAAAAATTAAGTTGACCAAGGTGTTTAATCCCATTTTGCTTCCACTCAGAGGGAAGGTTGGAATCTTTGCGAAGGTATTCGGAGATTTTGTTTATGATCAGAAAATGAGCACATATAAAGATGATTACCAGATAAGAACGTTAAAAGAGTCAGTTGAGTTAACTGAAAAAAAGTAA
- the wecB gene encoding non-hydrolyzing UDP-N-acetylglucosamine 2-epimerase: MKKLKVMTVVGTRPEIIRLSAVIHKLEESEAIDHTLVHTGQNYDYELNEVFFKDFGLKKPDYFLNAATGTAVETIGNILVKIDPILEEVNPEAFLVLGDTNSCLCAIAAKRRQIPIFHMEAGNRCFDQRVPEETNRKIVDHTADINLTYSDIAREYLLREGLPADRIIKTGSPMFEVLNSRKESIEASDVLERFNLKEEKYFVVSAHREENINSEKSFLNLVDSLNVIAEEYQQPVIISTHPRTQNMIDAKGIKFHPLVKTMKPLGFNDYVKLQTKAKAVLSDSGTISEESSILGFRAINIREAHERPEAMEEAAVTMVGLKKERILQGLKVIEGQEKNTMRLVSDYSMPNVSEKVLRILLSYTDYVNGIVWRK; this comes from the coding sequence GTGAAAAAGTTAAAAGTAATGACTGTAGTTGGTACAAGACCGGAAATTATCCGTTTATCAGCTGTTATTCATAAATTGGAAGAATCTGAAGCAATTGATCACACGCTCGTTCATACAGGACAAAACTACGATTATGAACTAAATGAAGTGTTCTTTAAAGACTTTGGTCTGAAGAAGCCGGACTATTTTCTAAATGCTGCTACCGGAACAGCGGTAGAAACGATAGGAAATATACTGGTGAAAATTGATCCTATTTTGGAAGAAGTTAATCCTGAGGCATTTCTCGTTCTCGGAGATACAAACAGCTGCCTGTGTGCTATTGCAGCCAAGAGAAGACAGATTCCAATCTTCCATATGGAAGCAGGCAACAGATGCTTTGATCAGAGAGTTCCTGAAGAAACAAATAGAAAGATTGTAGATCATACTGCAGATATTAATCTTACCTATAGTGATATTGCCAGAGAATACCTGTTAAGAGAGGGTCTACCAGCTGACAGAATTATTAAAACAGGTAGCCCGATGTTTGAAGTACTTAATTCCAGGAAGGAATCAATTGAAGCTTCTGATGTTTTGGAGAGATTTAATCTTAAAGAAGAGAAGTATTTTGTAGTTTCTGCCCATAGGGAAGAAAACATAAATTCAGAAAAGAGTTTCTTGAATCTAGTTGATAGTCTGAATGTTATTGCAGAAGAATATCAGCAACCGGTAATTATTAGTACGCATCCGAGAACCCAAAATATGATAGATGCTAAGGGTATAAAGTTTCATCCCCTCGTTAAGACAATGAAGCCACTAGGCTTTAATGATTATGTTAAGCTTCAAACAAAAGCTAAAGCTGTACTTAGTGATAGTGGAACCATAAGTGAGGAATCTTCGATTCTAGGCTTTAGGGCAATCAATATTAGAGAAGCTCATGAAAGGCCTGAGGCGATGGAGGAAGCAGCAGTTACAATGGTTGGTTTGAAGAAAGAACGTATTTTACAAGGGTTAAAAGTAATTGAGGGCCAAGAAAAAAACACAATGAGACTAGTGAGTGACTATAGTATGCCTAATGTCTCGGAAAAGGTCCTGAGAATACTTTTATCCTATACAGATTATGTAAATGGGATTGTATGGAGGAAATAA
- a CDS encoding sugar transferase, with amino-acid sequence MYMKVKRLIDITLSFIGLVILAPVFLLLILAIKIDSKGPVLFKQKRVGIHKTHFKILKFRTMRIDTPKDTPTHLLNNPEQYITRMGKFLRKTSLDELPQIWNIFVGQMSIIGPRPPLWNQYDLIKERDKYGANNVPPGLTGWAQINGRDELPIVVKARLDGEYVENIGLSMDTKCFFGTFVSVAKSDGVKEGGTGNKTTAQKEESAYK; translated from the coding sequence ATGTATATGAAAGTCAAAAGACTTATAGATATTACGCTTTCGTTTATCGGTCTTGTAATACTGGCTCCTGTTTTTCTCCTTCTTATTCTGGCCATCAAGATCGATTCTAAGGGTCCGGTACTGTTTAAACAGAAACGAGTGGGGATCCACAAAACACACTTTAAAATTCTTAAGTTCAGAACGATGCGTATTGACACACCTAAAGATACACCTACTCACCTGCTGAATAACCCCGAGCAGTATATCACAAGGATGGGCAAATTCCTCAGAAAAACCAGTCTTGATGAGCTGCCTCAGATTTGGAACATTTTTGTGGGTCAGATGAGCATTATCGGTCCCCGTCCCCCATTGTGGAACCAATATGACCTCATCAAAGAGCGTGACAAGTATGGGGCTAATAATGTGCCACCAGGGCTTACCGGTTGGGCTCAGATCAATGGACGAGACGAACTGCCGATAGTTGTGAAAGCTCGGTTGGATGGAGAATACGTGGAAAATATTGGTTTGAGCATGGACACAAAATGCTTTTTCGGAACTTTCGTTAGTGTTGCTAAAAGCGATGGTGTTAAAGAAGGTGGGACTGGTAACAAAACTACAGCCCAAAAAGAGGAGAGCGCTTATAAATGA